A genomic region of Miscanthus floridulus cultivar M001 chromosome 3, ASM1932011v1, whole genome shotgun sequence contains the following coding sequences:
- the LOC136546214 gene encoding uncharacterized protein, with amino-acid sequence MGKDSKPKDAKGKGKQAAGSSGGDDGGGKGGKGKGCKSAVGLGTCTYVKARHVLCEKQGKINEAYKKLQDGWLDNGDKVPPAEFAKVAQEYSECPSGKKGGDLGWFPRGKMAGPFQEVAFNTPVGAVSAPFKSTHGYHFILCEGRKN; translated from the exons ATGGGGAAGGACTCGAAGCCGAAGGACGCCAAGGGGAAGGGCAAGCAGGCGGCCGGCTCCTCTGGcggcgacgatggcggcggcAAGGGAGGCAAGGGCAAGGGCTGCAAGTCCGCTGTCGGACTCGGCACCTGCACCTACGTCAAAG CTAGGCACGTATTGTGTGAGAAGCAGGGGAAGATCAATGAAGCTTATAAGAAGCTGCAGGATGGATGGCTGGACAATGGGGACAAAGTCCCACCTGCTGAGTTTGCTAAG GTAGCACAAGAGTATTCTGAATGCCCATCAGGGAAGAAAGGTGGAGATCTTGGTTGGTTCCCTCGTGGCAAGATGGCTGGCCCTTTCCAGGAGGTTGCTTTCAACACTCCTGTGGGAGCTGTTAGCGCACCATTCAAGTCCAC GCATGGGTATCACTTTATCCTCTGCGAAGGAAGGAAGAACTGA
- the LOC136546213 gene encoding fructose-bisphosphate aldolase-lysine N-methyltransferase, chloroplastic-like, translating into MDIWKPTAVIVQTPNHYLPRRRGSPPLRLRLLAARHRVMAHHHLLPLQRLPNSPRPPPPRLRLRLPTKPSRLHNHNRLLPRAAAASTAATVSALEDFRRWLASHSVGDGGKAFPAAVPEGLGLVAARDLPRGEVVAEVPKKLWMDADAVAASDIGRACGGGGGLRPWVAVALLLISEVARGADSPWAPYLAILPRQTDSTIFWSEEELLEIQGTQLLSTTMGVKEYVQSEFDSVQAEIISTNKDLFPGSITFDDFLWAFGILRSRVFPELRGDKLALVPFADLVNHSPDVTSEGSSWEIKGKGLFGRELMFSLRTPVDVKSGQQIYIQYDLDKSNAELALDYGFMESNPSRDSYTVTLEISESDPFYGDKLDIAELNGLGETAYFDIILDEPLPPQMLPYLRLLCIAGTDAFLLEALFRNSVWGHLELPLSPENEESICQVMRDACKSALAAYHTTIEEDEELSERENLQPRLTIAIGVRASEKKVLQHIDNIFKQREEELDGLEYYQERRLKDLGLVGDNGEIIFWES; encoded by the exons ATGGATATATGGAAACCAACGGCCGTCATCGTCCAAACTCCAAACCACTATCTCCCCCGTCGCAGGGGATCCCCAcctctccgcctccgcctccttgccgcgcgccaccgcgtcatgGCCCACCACCACCTCCTACCCCTGCAGCGTCTGCCCAACTCCCCTCGCCCACCGCCTcctcgcctccgcctccgcctccccaCGAAGCCATCGAGGCTCCACAACCACAATCGGCTGCTCCCCCGCGCGGCAGCCGCCAGCACAGCCGCGACAGTGTCCGCGCTGGAGGACTTCCGGCGGTGGCTCGCCTCTCATAGCGTGGGCGATGGAGGAAAAGCCTTTCCAGCCGCCGTGCcggagggcctcggcctcgtGGCGGCGCGGGATCTGCCCCGCGGGGAGGTGGTCGCGGAGGTGCCCAAGAAGCTCTGGATGGACGCCGACGCCGTAGCGGCCTCCGACATCGGCCGCgcatgcggcggcggcgggggcctcCGTCCCTGGGTCGCCGTCGCGCTGCTGCTTATCAGTGAGGTCGCGCGCGGGGCGGACTCGCCGTGGGCGCCCTACCTGGCCATCCTCCCGCGCCAGACCGACTCCACCATCTTCTG GTCTGAAGAAGAGCTCCTAGAGATACAAG GAACACAGTTGCTAAGCACCACAATGGGTGTGAAAGAGTATGTGCAAAGCGAATTTGATAGTGTTCAGGCAGAGATCATAAGCACAAATAAGGACCTCTTCCCTGGTAGCATAACATTTGATGATTTCCTATGGGCATTTGGAATACTCAGATCAAGGGTGTTTCCAGAGCTCCGTGGAGATAAGCTTGCTCTCGTACCATTTGCTGATTTG GTTAATCACAGTCCTGATGTCACCTCAGAAGGATCAAGTTGGGAGATCAAAGGAAAGGGTCTTTTTGGTAGGGAACTCATGTTCTCCTTGCGAACACCAGTGGATGTTAAATCTGGACAACAG ATATATATCCAGTACGATCTGGACAAGAGTAATGCTGAACTGGCACTTGACTATGGGTTTATGGAATCAAATCCATCAAGGGATTCATATACTGTGACCCTGGAAATCTCTGAATCTGATCCATTTTATGGAGACAAACTTGACATTGCAGAGTTAAACGGACTGGGGGAAACTGCATATTTTGATATAATCCTCGACGAACCCCTTCCTCCTCAAATGCTCCCTTACCTGCGATTACTTTGCATTGCTGGAACAGATGCATTTCTCTTGGAAGCACTCTTCAGGAATTCGGTTTGGGGCCACCTTGAACTGCCATTGAGTCCTGAAAATGAGGAATCAATATGTCAGGTCATGCGAGATGCCTGCAAATCAGCCCTTGCTGCCTATCATACCACAATAGAAGAG GATGAAGAACTATCGGAAAGAGAGAATTTGCAGCCAAGACTTACAATTGCAATTGGAGTAAGGGCCAGTGAAAAGAAAGTACTCCAGCACATTGATAATATTTTTAAACAGAGGGAGGAGGAATTAGATGGCCTAGAGTACTACCAGGAAAGAAGACTCAAGGATCTTGGTTTAGTTGGTGACAATGGTGAAATTATTTTTTGGGAGTCCTAG